The following are encoded together in the Panicum virgatum strain AP13 chromosome 6K, P.virgatum_v5, whole genome shotgun sequence genome:
- the LOC120712840 gene encoding SAC3 family protein C-like isoform X2: protein MDRGSSSSRGRGWQGRGRHGGGRDGGGWEGRGRGRHGGGGGGGGRGRPSPPAPSSTAYRAAVNPTPAPASTVDDAAPIVGTCPDMCPARERAQRERLRDLAVLERVGGDPARTSPSLAVKKFCRTISSTNVMASDIRPLPVLRETMDYLLHLLDSSEHPFETIHDFIFDRTRSIRQDLSMQNVVNHQAIQIYEDVVTFHIRSHQRLARSCQDSDASSLCFLNMEQLTKCLLSLFDMYHAIHESDFHSKREAKYYSFYVLLHLGCKIPKMVDSLSLWYSQLAPQVRQSKEMILARNLLRCYHLGNFKRFFCMIAAEATDLQLRLVEPFLNELVLLFGCQLQSLHFCC from the exons ATGGACCGGGGCTCGAGCTCCTCCCGTGGCAGAGGCTGGCAAGGACGGGGACGCCACGGTGGCGGCCGTGACGGCGGAGGCTGGGAAGGGCGTGGACGCGgacgccatggcggcggcggcggcggcggcggcagaggccgcCCCTCCCCACCAGCTCCTTCCTCCACCGCCTACCGTGCGGCGGTCAACCCCACTCCGGCACCTGCCAGTACGGTGGACGACGCAGCGCCGATTGTGGGCACCTGCCCCGACATGTGCCCAG CGAGGGAACGAGCGCAGAGGGAGCGGCTGAGGGACCTGGCCGTGCTTGAGCGGGTGGGCGGTGACCCCGCACGGACGTCTCCTTCCCTCGCCGTCAAGAAG TTCTGCAGAACTATATCTTCCACAAATGTAATGGCTTCAGATATACGTCCTCTGCCGGTTTTGCGAGAAACAATGGATTATCTTTTGCATTTATTGGATTCTTCAGAGCATCCATTCGAGACAATCCATGATTTCATCTTTGATAGGACAAGGTCTATAAGACAAGACCTCAGTATGCAGAATGTAGTGAATCATCAAGCAATTCAAATATATGAGGATGTG GTAACATTTCATATTAGGTCCCATCAAAGACTTGCTAGGTCTTGTCAGGATTCAGATGCATCTTCATTGTGTTTCCTAAACATGGAGCAACTAACAAAATGCCTGCTTTCTCTGTTTGATATGTATCACGCAATCCATGAGAGTGATTTCCACAGCAAAAGAGAGGCCAAATATTATTCCTTCTATGTGCTTCTACATTTGGGCTGCAAGATACCCAAAATG GTAGATTCACTCTCTTTGTGGTATAGCCAATTAGCTCCTCAAGTTAGACAGTCAAAGGAAATGATACTGGCGAGAAATTTATTAAG ATGCTACCACCTAGGAAACTTCAAGCGCTTCTTTTGCATGATAGCAGCTGAAGCAACTGATCTTCAGTTACGCCTTGTAGAGCCATTTCTAAATGAG CTTGTACTGTTGTTTGGGTGTCAACTTCAATCTCTCCACTTTTGCTGCTGA
- the LOC120713527 gene encoding uncharacterized protein LOC120713527, with amino-acid sequence MIYGDWKKAYEKLLALFNAMKAANPGMHYEYIPKPDEWRNGRQIFFRAFWCFPQSVEAFRHCRPVFSIDGTFLLGKYMGTLLIVIACDANNTLVPLAFALVERENKDSWGWFLRLVRRHVVGPSREVCVISDRHHGILSAVEEQIPGYPPLHHHWCTRHLAENLFKKDGDKDNFALFELVAPQLEVQLFGEKFEQLKTATNEQGRSWVRRLLRHREKWTRAYDEVGWRYSFQISNMAESFNSVLKGIRGMPVNAIVEFTFTKMALPQLLEHYYEENHRGRRIAAGEVMPLLRPRTHDRFFDMRYDDRYTPLLQRAGLDVVSYQVHRGLPEINPAAITALVEAGNS; translated from the exons ATGATATATGGGGATTGGAAGAAGGCTTATGAGAAGTTGCTAGCATTGTTTAATGCAATGAAAGCAGCTAATCCAGGTATGCATTATGAGTACATCCCAAAACCGGATGAATGGAGGAATGGGAGACAGATTTTCTTCCGTGCTTTCTGGTGTTTTCCGCAGTCCGTGGAGGCCTTCAGGCATTGTCGGCCGGTGTTTTCCATTGATGGTACATTTCTCCTCGGCAAGTATATGGGCACACTATTGATAGTCATTGCATGTGATGCTAACAATACGTTGGTTCCTCTGGCGTTTGCTTTGGTGGAGAGGGAGAACAAAGACAGCTGGGGATGGTTCTTGCGACTTGTTCGGAGACATGTTGTAGGCCCTAGCAGAGAGGTTTGTGTCATTTCAGATAGGCACCATGGTATACTTAGTGCTGTAGAGGAGCAGATTCCAGGCTACCCACCGTTGCACCACCATTGGTGCACTCGTCACCTTGCCGAGAATTTGTTTAAGAAAGATGGTGACAAGGACAACTTTGCACTATTTGAGTTAGTAGCTCCACAGTTGGAGGTGCAATTATTTGGGGAGAAATTTGAGCAATTAAAGACGGCCACAAATGAACAAGGCAGGAGTTGGGTTAGAAGACTGCTGAGGCACCGTGAGAAATGGACAAGAGCTTACGATGAAGTTGGCTGGAGGTATTCATTTCAGATTAGCAACATGGCCGAGTCTTTTAACAGTGTGCTCAAGGGTATACGTGGCATGCCAGTAAATGCTATTGTAGAGTTCACATTCACAAA GATGGCGCTACCCCAACTGCTGGAGCACTACTATGAGGAGAACCATCGAGGACGACGCATTGCAGCGGGGGAG GTAATGCCCCTCCTTCGTCCTCGAACCCATGATAGGTTCTTTGACATGCGGTACGACGACAGGTACACCCCTCTGTTGCAGAGGGCTGGCCTGGACGTTGTATCGTACCAGGTTCACCGCGGGTTGCCTGAAATCAACCCCGCGGCGATCACAGCTTTG GTGGAGGCCGGAAACTCATAG
- the LOC120712840 gene encoding SAC3 family protein C-like isoform X1, with amino-acid sequence MDRGSSSSRGRGWQGRGRHGGGRDGGGWEGRGRGRHGGGGGGGGRGRPSPPAPSSTAYRAAVNPTPAPASTVDDAAPIVGTCPDMCPARERAQRERLRDLAVLERVGGDPARTSPSLAVKKFCRTISSTNVMASDIRPLPVLRETMDYLLHLLDSSEHPFETIHDFIFDRTRSIRQDLSMQNVVNHQAIQIYEDVVTFHIRSHQRLARSCQDSDASSLCFLNMEQLTKCLLSLFDMYHAIHESDFHSKREAKYYSFYVLLHLGCKIPKMVDSLSLWYSQLAPQVRQSKEMILARNLLRCYHLGNFKRFFCMIAAEATDLQLRLVEPFLNEVRARALMYFNHSGYKLQHHPLEHLSEILMIEESELETLCRICGLEIRTSEGMKAFVPKQTSFSLPTSMPRSNGIYISREVGR; translated from the exons ATGGACCGGGGCTCGAGCTCCTCCCGTGGCAGAGGCTGGCAAGGACGGGGACGCCACGGTGGCGGCCGTGACGGCGGAGGCTGGGAAGGGCGTGGACGCGgacgccatggcggcggcggcggcggcggcggcagaggccgcCCCTCCCCACCAGCTCCTTCCTCCACCGCCTACCGTGCGGCGGTCAACCCCACTCCGGCACCTGCCAGTACGGTGGACGACGCAGCGCCGATTGTGGGCACCTGCCCCGACATGTGCCCAG CGAGGGAACGAGCGCAGAGGGAGCGGCTGAGGGACCTGGCCGTGCTTGAGCGGGTGGGCGGTGACCCCGCACGGACGTCTCCTTCCCTCGCCGTCAAGAAG TTCTGCAGAACTATATCTTCCACAAATGTAATGGCTTCAGATATACGTCCTCTGCCGGTTTTGCGAGAAACAATGGATTATCTTTTGCATTTATTGGATTCTTCAGAGCATCCATTCGAGACAATCCATGATTTCATCTTTGATAGGACAAGGTCTATAAGACAAGACCTCAGTATGCAGAATGTAGTGAATCATCAAGCAATTCAAATATATGAGGATGTG GTAACATTTCATATTAGGTCCCATCAAAGACTTGCTAGGTCTTGTCAGGATTCAGATGCATCTTCATTGTGTTTCCTAAACATGGAGCAACTAACAAAATGCCTGCTTTCTCTGTTTGATATGTATCACGCAATCCATGAGAGTGATTTCCACAGCAAAAGAGAGGCCAAATATTATTCCTTCTATGTGCTTCTACATTTGGGCTGCAAGATACCCAAAATG GTAGATTCACTCTCTTTGTGGTATAGCCAATTAGCTCCTCAAGTTAGACAGTCAAAGGAAATGATACTGGCGAGAAATTTATTAAG ATGCTACCACCTAGGAAACTTCAAGCGCTTCTTTTGCATGATAGCAGCTGAAGCAACTGATCTTCAGTTACGCCTTGTAGAGCCATTTCTAAATGAG GTCCGAGCTAGAGCCTTAATGTACTTTAACCATAGCGGCTACAAACTCCAACACCACCCTTTGGAACATTTGTCAGAAATCCTGATGATCGAG GAGTCGGAACTGGAAACTCTTTGCAGAATATGTGGGCTTGAAATCAGGACAAGCGAAGGTATGAAAGCTTTTGTGCCTAAACAGACAAGCTTCAGCCTACCGACATCCATGCCCCGAAGTAACGGCATTTAcatctcaagggaggttggaaGATGA